In the genome of Phlebotomus papatasi isolate M1 chromosome 2, Ppap_2.1, whole genome shotgun sequence, one region contains:
- the LOC129802913 gene encoding protein EFR3 homolog cmp44E isoform X2, translated as MSSMIKCCFEPIELPEFLDSAAQRCTAPGCCCGCCSALRPRYKRLVDNIFPVNPEDGLVKSNMEKLTFYSLSSPEKLDRIGDYLYQKATKDIHRKRYKLVEIAMEAMDLLLMACHVQTLNLFVESFLKMVQKLLEDSNANLQIMATNSFVRFANIEEDTPSYHRRYDFFISKFSSMCHGNHDNIELRDSIRMAGIKGLQGVIRKTVSDDLVENIWEKQHMEKIVPSLLFNMQSGPLRSIEEATPSSPPELAESVLRELVSRASFAHIRSVLKPLLTHLDRHELWVPNQFAIHTFRIVMLSIQPQYSYTVVEILMQHLDTNLLSSPKTRTSLAVVLSKIIAIAAGESVGPSALDIINNLLTHLRTSVGTSEDPPPEEAHYQEALINALGEFANHHPDYQKIEIMLFIMNTVPDLSKKSHADQMLQNILLKSLLKVGMQYRTVSYEKAFPVSFLQPLLRMARSTHAATRIIVMQILQALLDRHQNQAVLHVVTARTYTALSLESPSRADILFMHKYGGNVMRALVDALSLDERLDSLAAAYNAAALLVVETACGDTMQDFLLFILGIQVSATDTDGLSASHRANLHSIAIALLALLARCTGVNTLMEYCEKIIETRKEEARHMLPPLDDPSFSLDQLTTSPPHLLMDKLALAECLQLAGLEFSRVQTGEPFAIHQEDTFAHRPSWVDAPRASSNPDLGIYNDADSVTSSPDVQRRALPAELNFEAMKRLLAESSEGAKKEAKERKAHVAKYFRETNFDELVRRSETRHDAIQNKLNDLFTSLASERQIAQNEGKGTMGNQKKIYEQAFPELFFF; from the exons atgtcTTCAATGATAAAATGTTGCTTTGAACCCATCGAGTTGCCGGAATTTCTGGATTCAGCCGCTCAACGATGCACTGCGCCCGGat GTTGCTGCGGATGTTGTTCGGCGCTACGCCCCCGGTATAAGCGCCTTGTAGACAATATTTTCCCTGTAAACCCGGAGGATGGACTTGTGAAGTCAAACATGGAAAAGCTCACCTTCTATTCCTTGAGCTCTCCGGAGAAACTCGATCGAATTGGGGACTATCTGTATCAGAAGGCCACCAAAGATATCCACAGGAAACGATACAA GCTTGTGGAAATTGCTATGGAGGCAATGGATCTTCTGCTGATGGCATGTCATGTCCAAACGTTAAATCTCTTTGTCGAGTCTTTCCTGAAGATGGTGCAGAAGCTCTTGGAAGATTCCAATGCTAATCTTCAAATAATGGCCACAAATTCA tttgtCCGTTTTGCGAACATTGAAGAGGATACTCCTTCGTACCATCGTCGGTATGATTTTTTCATCTCAAAGTTTTCCTCCATGTGTCATGGGAATCATGATAACATTGAGCTGCGGGATAGCATTAGAATGGCCGGAATTAAGGGATTGCAGGGTGTCATCCGGAAAACTGTGTCGGATGATTTGGTAGAGAATATCTGGGAGAAGCAGCATATGGAGAAGATTGTCCCTTCCTTGCTGTTTAATATGCAATCCGGACCTCTGAGGTCCATTGAGGAGGCAACGCCCTCGTCTCCTCCCGAATTGGCAGAGTCTGTACTCAGAGAATTGGTTAGTAGGGCCTCCTTTGCGCACATCAGGAGCGTCCTGAAGCCCCTGTTGACTCATTTGGATCGGCATGAGCTCTGGGTTCCCAATCAATTTGCCATTCATACATTCCGGATCGTAATGCTGTCCATACAGCCTCAGTACTCGTACACCGTCGTCGAGATTTTGATGCAGCATCTAGACACCAATTTACTGTCCTCTCCGAAAACCAGGACATCCCTGGCTGTTGTCCTGTCCAAGATTATAGCGATAGCTGCAGGAGAAAGCGTCGGACCGTCAGCATTGGACATCATTAACAATCTCCTGACACATTTGCGCACAAGTGTAGGAACCAGTGAAGATCCACCACCCGAAGAGGCTCACTACCAAGAAGCCCTGATCAATGCTCTCGGTGAATTTGCCAATCACCATCCTGATTATCAGAAAATCGAGATAATGCTCTTCATCATGAATACCGTTCCCGATCTCTCCAAGAAGAGCCATGCCGACCAGATGCTCCAGAACATTCTGCTGAAGAGTTTGCTAAAAGTGGGCATGCAGTATCGCACAGTGTCATACGAGAAGGCCTTTCCGGTGTCCTTCCTGCAGCCACTTCTCCGTATGGCACGATCAACTCATGCCGCCACCCGTATCATCGTTATGCAGATCCTCCAGGCCCTCCTGGACAGACATCAGAATCAGGCAGTGCTCCATGTTGTCACAGCACGAACATACACAGCCCTGTCGCTGGAGTCTCCATCCCGGGCGGACATTCTCTTCATGCACAAGTACGGCGGGAATGTGATGAGGGCTCTTGTGGATGCTCTGTCGCTGGATGAACGTCTGGATTCACTGGCTGCAGCCTACAATGCTGCAGCTCTGCTCGTGGTGGAAACAGCATGTGGGGACACAATGCAGGACTTCCTCCTCTTCATTCTGGGCATTCAGGTCAGTGCCACAGATACCGATGGCTTGAGTGCATCCCACCGGGCGAATCTTCACTCCATTGCCATAGCACTGCTGGCTCTCCTGGCGAGATGCACAGGAGTCAACACACTGATGGAGTACTGTGAGAAG ATAATTGAGACGCGCAAAGAGGAGGCTCGTCATATGCTTCCACCTCTCGATGACCCATCCTTCTCCCTGGATCAATTGACAACATCTCCTCCGCATTTGTTGATGGACAAATTGGCACTAGCTGAGTGTCTTCAATTGGCCGGCCTTGAGTTCTCTCGCGTTCAAACTGGAGAACCTTTTGCTATTCATCAAGAAGATACTTTTGCCCATCGACCTAGCTGGGTTGATGCTCCCAGAGCTTCCAGCAATCCCGACCTGGGAATATACAATGATGCCGATAGTGTCACGAGCTCTCCTGACGTTCAACGACGTGCCCTGCCGGCTGAGCTCAACTTTGAGGCGATGAAACGTCTCCTGGCGGAATCTTCTGAAGGGGCTAAGAAGGAGGCCAAAGAGAGAAAAGCCCATGTGGCTAAATATTTCCGCGAGACGAACTTTGATGAGCTCGTAAGGCGCTCAGAGACGCGTCATGATGCCATTCAGAACAAACTCAATGATCTCTTTACGTCCTTGGCGAGCGAGAGGCAGATTGCGCAGAATGAGGGCAAGGGTACAATGGGAAATCAGAAGAAAATCTACGAGCAGGCCTTTCCGgaacttttctttttctaa
- the LOC129802915 gene encoding zinc finger protein 136-like, whose product METTNRTNQLHGTNNTDLFSLELSSSSDDEDQEDFEKDSPVESENPTNGPKKCQECGLSFDLYQTLQLHILNVHRIDRAAFNSSEEEYVEESDNVPSMDADQPLNVVGCDPDEVPDPKPFKCKQCTKCFMIAKHLEMHMQVHELKQKTEAAYRGAAAAMRGSVHECRFCHAPQRSVSGLRAHERRHLRVDKETDKLKIPPKKRRGRSNRPQATKSPEIRVHDDDENEDKESDEWSNED is encoded by the exons ATGGAGACGACAAATCGTACAAATCAGCTTCATGGTACGAATAACACGGACCTTTTTAGCCTAGAGCTGAGCAGTAGCAGCGACGATGAAGATCAAGAAGACTTTGAAAA AGATTCTCCAGTCGAGAGTGAAAACCCTACAAATGGTCCAAAAAAGTGTCAAGAGTGCGGATTATCCTTTGATCTGTATCAAACCCTACAACTCCACATTCTCAATGTCCATCGAATAGATCGGGCAGCCTTCAATAGTAGCGAGGAGGAGTATGTCGAAGAGAGCGACAATGTCCCCAGCATGGACGCAGATCAGCCACTCAATGTCGTAGGATGCGATCCGGACGAGGTGCCTGACCCTAAACCATTCAAATGCAAACAATGCACCAAATGCTTCATGATTGCTAAACATCTTGAGATGCATATGCAG GTGCATGAGCTGAAACAGAAAACAGAGGCAGCTTATAGAGGCGCCGCGGCTGCGATGCGTGGCAGCGTGCATGAATGTCGGTTTTGTCATGCGCCTCAGCGCAGTGTTTCGGGGCTGAGGGCGCACGAGAGACGCCACTTAAGGGTGGACAAAGAAACTGATAAACTCAAAATTCCGCCCAAGAAGAGACGGGGTCGCTCGAATCGTCCCCAAGCCACAAAATCTCCTGAGATTCGTGTTCACGATGACGATGAGAATGAGGATAAGGAATCTGACGAATGGAGCAATGAGGACTAA
- the LOC129802913 gene encoding protein EFR3 homolog cmp44E isoform X1, whose translation MLGCCGCCSALRPRYKRLVDNIFPVNPEDGLVKSNMEKLTFYSLSSPEKLDRIGDYLYQKATKDIHRKRYKLVEIAMEAMDLLLMACHVQTLNLFVESFLKMVQKLLEDSNANLQIMATNSFVRFANIEEDTPSYHRRYDFFISKFSSMCHGNHDNIELRDSIRMAGIKGLQGVIRKTVSDDLVENIWEKQHMEKIVPSLLFNMQSGPLRSIEEATPSSPPELAESVLRELVSRASFAHIRSVLKPLLTHLDRHELWVPNQFAIHTFRIVMLSIQPQYSYTVVEILMQHLDTNLLSSPKTRTSLAVVLSKIIAIAAGESVGPSALDIINNLLTHLRTSVGTSEDPPPEEAHYQEALINALGEFANHHPDYQKIEIMLFIMNTVPDLSKKSHADQMLQNILLKSLLKVGMQYRTVSYEKAFPVSFLQPLLRMARSTHAATRIIVMQILQALLDRHQNQAVLHVVTARTYTALSLESPSRADILFMHKYGGNVMRALVDALSLDERLDSLAAAYNAAALLVVETACGDTMQDFLLFILGIQVSATDTDGLSASHRANLHSIAIALLALLARCTGVNTLMEYCEKIIETRKEEARHMLPPLDDPSFSLDQLTTSPPHLLMDKLALAECLQLAGLEFSRVQTGEPFAIHQEDTFAHRPSWVDAPRASSNPDLGIYNDADSVTSSPDVQRRALPAELNFEAMKRLLAESSEGAKKEAKERKAHVAKYFRETNFDELVRRSETRHDAIQNKLNDLFTSLASERQIAQNEGKGTMGNQKKIYEQAFPELFFF comes from the exons ATGCTAG GTTGCTGCGGATGTTGTTCGGCGCTACGCCCCCGGTATAAGCGCCTTGTAGACAATATTTTCCCTGTAAACCCGGAGGATGGACTTGTGAAGTCAAACATGGAAAAGCTCACCTTCTATTCCTTGAGCTCTCCGGAGAAACTCGATCGAATTGGGGACTATCTGTATCAGAAGGCCACCAAAGATATCCACAGGAAACGATACAA GCTTGTGGAAATTGCTATGGAGGCAATGGATCTTCTGCTGATGGCATGTCATGTCCAAACGTTAAATCTCTTTGTCGAGTCTTTCCTGAAGATGGTGCAGAAGCTCTTGGAAGATTCCAATGCTAATCTTCAAATAATGGCCACAAATTCA tttgtCCGTTTTGCGAACATTGAAGAGGATACTCCTTCGTACCATCGTCGGTATGATTTTTTCATCTCAAAGTTTTCCTCCATGTGTCATGGGAATCATGATAACATTGAGCTGCGGGATAGCATTAGAATGGCCGGAATTAAGGGATTGCAGGGTGTCATCCGGAAAACTGTGTCGGATGATTTGGTAGAGAATATCTGGGAGAAGCAGCATATGGAGAAGATTGTCCCTTCCTTGCTGTTTAATATGCAATCCGGACCTCTGAGGTCCATTGAGGAGGCAACGCCCTCGTCTCCTCCCGAATTGGCAGAGTCTGTACTCAGAGAATTGGTTAGTAGGGCCTCCTTTGCGCACATCAGGAGCGTCCTGAAGCCCCTGTTGACTCATTTGGATCGGCATGAGCTCTGGGTTCCCAATCAATTTGCCATTCATACATTCCGGATCGTAATGCTGTCCATACAGCCTCAGTACTCGTACACCGTCGTCGAGATTTTGATGCAGCATCTAGACACCAATTTACTGTCCTCTCCGAAAACCAGGACATCCCTGGCTGTTGTCCTGTCCAAGATTATAGCGATAGCTGCAGGAGAAAGCGTCGGACCGTCAGCATTGGACATCATTAACAATCTCCTGACACATTTGCGCACAAGTGTAGGAACCAGTGAAGATCCACCACCCGAAGAGGCTCACTACCAAGAAGCCCTGATCAATGCTCTCGGTGAATTTGCCAATCACCATCCTGATTATCAGAAAATCGAGATAATGCTCTTCATCATGAATACCGTTCCCGATCTCTCCAAGAAGAGCCATGCCGACCAGATGCTCCAGAACATTCTGCTGAAGAGTTTGCTAAAAGTGGGCATGCAGTATCGCACAGTGTCATACGAGAAGGCCTTTCCGGTGTCCTTCCTGCAGCCACTTCTCCGTATGGCACGATCAACTCATGCCGCCACCCGTATCATCGTTATGCAGATCCTCCAGGCCCTCCTGGACAGACATCAGAATCAGGCAGTGCTCCATGTTGTCACAGCACGAACATACACAGCCCTGTCGCTGGAGTCTCCATCCCGGGCGGACATTCTCTTCATGCACAAGTACGGCGGGAATGTGATGAGGGCTCTTGTGGATGCTCTGTCGCTGGATGAACGTCTGGATTCACTGGCTGCAGCCTACAATGCTGCAGCTCTGCTCGTGGTGGAAACAGCATGTGGGGACACAATGCAGGACTTCCTCCTCTTCATTCTGGGCATTCAGGTCAGTGCCACAGATACCGATGGCTTGAGTGCATCCCACCGGGCGAATCTTCACTCCATTGCCATAGCACTGCTGGCTCTCCTGGCGAGATGCACAGGAGTCAACACACTGATGGAGTACTGTGAGAAG ATAATTGAGACGCGCAAAGAGGAGGCTCGTCATATGCTTCCACCTCTCGATGACCCATCCTTCTCCCTGGATCAATTGACAACATCTCCTCCGCATTTGTTGATGGACAAATTGGCACTAGCTGAGTGTCTTCAATTGGCCGGCCTTGAGTTCTCTCGCGTTCAAACTGGAGAACCTTTTGCTATTCATCAAGAAGATACTTTTGCCCATCGACCTAGCTGGGTTGATGCTCCCAGAGCTTCCAGCAATCCCGACCTGGGAATATACAATGATGCCGATAGTGTCACGAGCTCTCCTGACGTTCAACGACGTGCCCTGCCGGCTGAGCTCAACTTTGAGGCGATGAAACGTCTCCTGGCGGAATCTTCTGAAGGGGCTAAGAAGGAGGCCAAAGAGAGAAAAGCCCATGTGGCTAAATATTTCCGCGAGACGAACTTTGATGAGCTCGTAAGGCGCTCAGAGACGCGTCATGATGCCATTCAGAACAAACTCAATGATCTCTTTACGTCCTTGGCGAGCGAGAGGCAGATTGCGCAGAATGAGGGCAAGGGTACAATGGGAAATCAGAAGAAAATCTACGAGCAGGCCTTTCCGgaacttttctttttctaa